One Blastocatellia bacterium genomic window, TGGGCCAAAGTGGGAGACAATTGGCTCGAAGCGCGCATATCAAGCGGAACTGCTGGCCAGTCATGTTTATCTTCGCATTCTTAAAGAGGATGGGTTGCGGAGCATCTTCATTAGCGATGAGAGTATTGATCAGTTTTGGAGGAAGCACGATGATGAACGGGTCCGCGTTTGGGGAGAGGCCATAGATTTGGAGACCGAGGTAAGAGCCCGATTTCTTGATTTCGACTAATATCTGGAGCTATGGCTTCTCGTCTTCGCCTGGCTGTCTTACTGCACATCACAATTGGCACATGTTCGAGATGCGAGGCGAAGCAGCAGCGTGTTATTGACAATCGGAGAGAGACAGGATGAAGGAAATTACTCGCACGGAGCTCGTCTGGGTCGGCAAATACGATGAGAAAGGGCAGCTCCGCCCTGTGGAGCGCACTATCCTCCCCTTTCAGGTGGTCGAGACGGTCAACGAGTCCCAGGCCGACCGCGAGAAGGCGCAACGAGACCTGTTCACCTTGATGCCGCGCGACGATACTTGGCGCAACATGCTCATCTGGGGCGACAACAAGGTGGTGATGTCCTCGCTCCTGCCGCGCTTTGCGGGCAAAATCAATCTCATCTACATTGACCCGCCCTTTGCCACTGGGCAGGACTTTTCCTTCCGCGTACGCGTGGGTGACGAGGAGTTCGTCAAAGAGCCGTCTATCATCGAGGAAAAAGCCTACCGCGATACCTGGGGTCGTGGCCTTGACTCCTACCTGCAGATGATGTACGAACGGCTGGTACTGATGTGGGAATTGTTGG contains:
- a CDS encoding DNA methyltransferase, whose translation is MKEITRTELVWVGKYDEKGQLRPVERTILPFQVVETVNESQADREKAQRDLFTLMPRDDTWRNMLIWGDNKVVMSSLLPRFAGKINLIYIDPPFATGQDFSFRVRVGDEEFVKEPSIIEEKAYRDTWGRGLDSYLQMMYERLVLMWELLAEDGSIYVHTGPNVVHYVKAVLDEVFGPNRISTRSSGNERRHTMTQEGTAAFMM